In Poecilia reticulata strain Guanapo unplaced genomic scaffold, Guppy_female_1.0+MT scaffold_131, whole genome shotgun sequence, one genomic interval encodes:
- the LOC103459872 gene encoding olfactory receptor 52D1-like, translating into MENFTFNSFTLQMEGIKVTPTSMYPLFFFFLXIYLFIMISNVGIVILICMDRSLHQPMYLLFCNLPFNDILGNSYMVPRLMSDILLPPAERLIXYYECVVQAFCSHIFGTASHTVLMIMAFDRYVAICNPLRYSVIMTSRMVVKLTVSAWGSALVLVGILLGLTVRLSRCRTLITNPYCDNASLFKLSCESVVINNIYGLTFTVVLLTASISSIVLTYARITMVCLTSRNKSVNSKALKTCSTHLFIYMIMFVCGKFHIVVHRFPQFVDQRKLVAILFHIIPGSLNPVIYGAQSKEIKKLLSRLFRSRQVLSS; encoded by the coding sequence ATGGAAAATTTCACCTTCAACAGCTTCACTCTGCAGATGGAAGGGATAAAAGTGACTCCAACATCGATGTatcctctctttttcttcttcctctYCATCTATCTGTTCATTATGATATCTAATGTGGGGATTGTGATCCTAATTTGCATGGACAGAAGCCTCCATCAGCCCATGTACCTGCTCTTCTGTAACCTGCCGTTTAACGATATTCTTGGTAACTCGTACATGGTTCCCCGCCTGATGTCGGATATCTTACTGCCGCCGGCTGAGCGCCTCATCASTTACTATGAGTGTGTTGTTCAGGCTTTCTGTTCTCACATTTTTGGCACTGCTTCCCACACGGTGCTGATGATCATGGCCTTCGACAGATATGTTGCCATCTGTAATCCTCTGCGTTACTCTGTGATAATGACCAGCAGGATGGTGGTGAAGCTGACCGTCTCTGCCTGGGGGTCGGCCTTGGTTCTGGTCGGGATTCTGCTGGGCCTGACTGTCCGTTTGAGCCGCTGCAGGACTCTGATCACCAACCCGTACTGTGACAATGCCTCGCTGTTCAAGCTGTCCTGTGAGAGCGTGGTGATCAATAACATCTATGGCCTGACCTTCACCGTGGTTCTGCTGACAGCCTCCATCAGCAGCATCGTCCTCACCTACGCCCGGATCACCATGGTTTGTCTGACCAGCAGGAACAAGTCTGTGAACAGCAAAGCCCTGAAGACCTGCAGCACACACCTCTTCATCTACATGatcatgtttgtgtgtggaaaGTTTCACATTGTGGTCCATCGCTTCCCTCAGTTCGTAGACCAAAGGAAACTGGTAGCCATCTTGTTCCACATCATCCCCGGCAGCCTGAACCCCGTCATCTATGGAGCTCAGTCCAAAGAGATCAAGAAACTCCTGTCGAGGTTGTTCCGGTCCAGACAAGTTCTGTCATCGTGA
- the LOC103459931 gene encoding putative olfactory receptor 52L2, with protein MENSTFNIFTLQLEGLMVTRSSRLPLFFFFFSSFLFVLVTNAGMILLILVDRNIHQPMFLLFCNLAFKDILGNCLVLPRVMSDILMPPAERLIGYHQCVVQAFLVHTFGTSTQTVLMIMAFBRYVAICNPLRYSVIMTNRMVVKLTVSAWGRPWFWLCKSLNSKALRTCSTHLIVYIIMFTSGKVSIALHRFPQYAEERKMAIILYHIIPCSLNPIIYGVQSNEVKKVLTSWFQPRKVQSSV; from the coding sequence ATGGAAAACTCCACCTTCAACATCTTTACGCTGCAGCTGGAGGGGCTGATGGTCACCAGGTCCTCCAGGCTCcctttgttcttcttcttcttctcctccttcctgtttgtTCTGGTCACCAATGCTGGCATGATCCTCTTGATCTTAGTTGACAGAAACATCCATCAGCCCATGTTTCTGCTGTTCTGCAACCTGGCATTCAAGGATATTTTAGGAAATTGTCTTGTGTTGCCTCGAGTCATGTCGGACATCCTGATGCCGCCGGCTGAGCGCCTCATCGGGTACCATCAGTGTGTGGTTCAGGCTTTCCTGGTCCACACGTTTGGCACCTCAACACAGACGGTGCTGATGATCATGGCCTTCRACAGATATGTTGCCATCTGTAATCCCCTGCGTTACTCTGTGATAATGACCAACAGGATGGTGGTGAAGCTGACCGTCTCTGCCTGGGGTCGGCCTTGGTTCTGGTTGTGCAAATCCCTCAACAGTAAAGCCTTACGGACCTGCAGCACACACCTCATCGTCTACATCATCATGTTCACCAGCGGGAAGGTGAGCATTGCTCTGCACCGCTTCCCGCAGTACgcagaggagaggaagatgGCCATCATCTTGTACCACATCATCCCCTGCAGCCTGAACCCCATCATCTACGGAGTTCAGTCCAACGAGGTGAAAAAGGTTCTGACCAGCTGGTTTCAGCCCAGAAAGGTCCAATCATCAGTCTGA